The proteins below come from a single Tigriopus californicus strain San Diego chromosome 3, Tcal_SD_v2.1, whole genome shotgun sequence genomic window:
- the LOC131877429 gene encoding uncharacterized protein LOC131877429 isoform X1: MSSFKIPNLSVCWIGSQDWDQNEIVLRKACATHQSLTSNAKGSLFTCCERYGGNTLRLVYPYMHLSNEPFQLKDRYKNAQNFVQSLPKNVGATMDQGEYLEIEQHSVRTKLSLYNAQFVIFMGFQHSNTGFDAIEFSWRRWSKIGFLINELKQEGIQVEGVAFHKQTGKINKKNFMYCIFVVVKLRSKLYKLKCLNILQSLRGTVVPGYVSMFEKSPGLMSSAVTQGRPTDSLSLDSLLDGVDADFERVVPTATEYRQKRHPQKT, encoded by the exons ATGAGTTCGTTCAAGATCCCCAATTTGAGTGTGTGTTGGATTGGTAGCCAGGATTGGGATCAGAACGAGATAGTATTACGAAAAGCTTGTGCCACCCACCAATCGCTCACATCCAATGCCAAAGGATCACTATTCACGTGTTGCGAGCGATACGGAGGAAATACCCTACGAT TGGTGTACCCTTACATGCATCTATCCAACGAACCATTTCAGTTGAAAGACCGCTACAAGAACGCTCAAAATTTTGTTCAGTCTCTTCCCAAAAATGTGGGAGCAACCATGGACCAAG GTGAATATTTGGAGATTGAGCAGCATTCCGTGCGAACCAAGTTGTCGCTCTATAACGCACAATTTGTCATCTTCATGGGCTTCCAACACTCAAACACCGGTTTCGATGCCATTG AATTCTCGTGGCGACGATGGAGCAAGATTGGTTTTCTCATCAACGAGCTAAAACAAGAGGGGATCCAAGTGGAAGGGGTGGCGTTCCACAAACAAACTGGGAAGATCAATAAGAAGAATTTCATGTACTGCATCTTTGTGGTGGTCAAACTGAGGAGCAAACTCTACAAG CTCAAGTGCTTAAACATCCTGCAAAGCCTTCGAGGCACCGTGGTTCCAGGATATGTGAGTATGTTCGAGAAATCGCCTGGCCTTATGTCGTCGGCGGTCACTCAAGGTCGTCCTACGGATTCGCTGAGTTTGGACTCGCTTTTAGACGGAGTGGATGCGGACTTCGAGCGGGTGGTACCCACAGCGACCGAGTATCGCCAAAAGCGGCACCCCCAAAAAACATGA
- the LOC131877535 gene encoding uncharacterized protein LOC131877535 has translation MVVGGNGGCRHSRHSTSNRGSNDQLQSDSSRVKMAFKYVLLACMIASVGLCAPQQGFRSNNFGSPFNLDFTLNERAESTTPVPILKLVDRQNPDGSYTYGYESGDGSYKLETRYTSGDVQGKYGYYDPTGQLREVEYGATPERGFEPKADGLVVAPPTLAQDIEADYSYEDEQQLVEKDLPEEPKSANARQFANFAPRANPNKRVVVRRRPVGAVAKPRARTSSILRPTPVPQAAPVRAPFQPRSFNSVDSNQFIGHPAKNINLQTGSFSFEYSG, from the exons ATGGTTGTAGGTGGGAACGGGGGTTGCCGACATAGCCGTCATTCCACGAGCAATCGCGGGTCAAACGATCAGTTACAATCTGACTCTTCACGAGTAAAGATGGCCTTCAAATAC GTCCTTTTGGCTTGCATGATTGCCTCAGTGGGTCTCTGTGCACCTCAGCAGGGATTCAGGAGCAATAACTTTGGGTCTCCCTTCAATTTGGACTTTACCCTCAATGAACGAGCGGAATCCACCACCCCAGTGCCAATTCTCAAGTTGGTCGATCGACAAAACCCCGATGGAAGTTACACTTACGGCTATGAGAGCGGAGATGGATCCTACAAATTGGAAACCCGATACACTTCGGGGGATGTGCAAGGCAAATACGGCTACTACGACCCCACCGGACAACTGAGGGAGGTCGAGTACGGAGCCACGCCTGAACGTGGCTTCGAGCCCAAGGCTGATGGCTTGGTGGTAGCCCCACCCACTTTGGCtcaagacattgaagcagATTACTCCTATGAAGACGAACAACAACTAGTTGAGAAGGATCTGCCCGAAGAGCCCAAATCTGCCAATGCCCGTCAATTCGCCAATTTTGCGCCTCGTGCCAATCCCAATAAGCGCGTCGTGGTTCGTCGACGACCTGTGGGGGCGGTTGCCAAGCCTCGAGCCCGAACTTCGTCCATTCTCCGTCCCACCCCTGTACCTCAAGCTGCTCCAGTTCGAGCCCCGTTCCAGCCTCGGAGTTTCAACAGTGTCGATTCCAACCAATTCATCGGCCATCCCGCCAAAAACATCAACCTTCAAACTGGATCGTTCAGCTTTGAATACAGTGGATAA
- the LOC131877429 gene encoding uncharacterized protein LOC131877429 isoform X2: MSSFKIPNLSVCWIGSQDWDQNEIVLRKACATHQSLTSNAKGSLFTCCERYGGNTLRLVYPYMHLSNEPFQLKDRYKNAQNFVQSLPKNVGATMDQGFQHSNTGFDAIEFSWRRWSKIGFLINELKQEGIQVEGVAFHKQTGKINKKNFMYCIFVVVKLRSKLYKLKCLNILQSLRGTVVPGYVSMFEKSPGLMSSAVTQGRPTDSLSLDSLLDGVDADFERVVPTATEYRQKRHPQKT, translated from the exons ATGAGTTCGTTCAAGATCCCCAATTTGAGTGTGTGTTGGATTGGTAGCCAGGATTGGGATCAGAACGAGATAGTATTACGAAAAGCTTGTGCCACCCACCAATCGCTCACATCCAATGCCAAAGGATCACTATTCACGTGTTGCGAGCGATACGGAGGAAATACCCTACGAT TGGTGTACCCTTACATGCATCTATCCAACGAACCATTTCAGTTGAAAGACCGCTACAAGAACGCTCAAAATTTTGTTCAGTCTCTTCCCAAAAATGTGGGAGCAACCATGGACCAAGG CTTCCAACACTCAAACACCGGTTTCGATGCCATTG AATTCTCGTGGCGACGATGGAGCAAGATTGGTTTTCTCATCAACGAGCTAAAACAAGAGGGGATCCAAGTGGAAGGGGTGGCGTTCCACAAACAAACTGGGAAGATCAATAAGAAGAATTTCATGTACTGCATCTTTGTGGTGGTCAAACTGAGGAGCAAACTCTACAAG CTCAAGTGCTTAAACATCCTGCAAAGCCTTCGAGGCACCGTGGTTCCAGGATATGTGAGTATGTTCGAGAAATCGCCTGGCCTTATGTCGTCGGCGGTCACTCAAGGTCGTCCTACGGATTCGCTGAGTTTGGACTCGCTTTTAGACGGAGTGGATGCGGACTTCGAGCGGGTGGTACCCACAGCGACCGAGTATCGCCAAAAGCGGCACCCCCAAAAAACATGA